In Carya illinoinensis cultivar Pawnee chromosome 9, C.illinoinensisPawnee_v1, whole genome shotgun sequence, the following are encoded in one genomic region:
- the LOC122276190 gene encoding uncharacterized protein LOC122276190, giving the protein MDSTNSVTSSRSVINLSDYSSSPYYLHPNDKPDALLVSEIFFGDNYIAWSRSITMALTVKNKVAFINGSIAATPADQLVLHTAWLRVNNLEREGRGYCDSSHHNGIESHFKRHNVAPKLSEEERATRRYEMQVDAELHEEQRWKRLRKAEEDDG; this is encoded by the exons ATGGATTCTACCAATTCTGTCACTTCTTCTCGCTCTGTCATAAATCTCTCAGATTATTCCTCTAGTCCTTATTATCTACATCCAAATGACAAACCTGATGCCCTCCTCGtatcagaaattttttttggtGATAATTACATTGCATGGAGTCGATCAATCACCATGGCATTGACTGTTAAGAACAAGGTGGCATTCATTAATGGTTCGATTGCTGCTACTCCTGCTGATCAACTTGTTCTTCATACTGCTTGGCTGCGTGTTAACAATTTG gaaagagaaggcAGAGGGTATTGTGATTCAAGTCATCACAATGGGATTGAGTCACACTTCAAGCGCCACAATGTTGCTCCCAAACTTTCAGAGGAAGAGCGGGCTACTAGGCGGTATGAGATGCAAGTGGATGCTGAACTGCATGAAGAGCAAAGATGGAAACGTTTGAGGAAGGCTGAGGAGGACGATGGGTGA
- the LOC122276189 gene encoding disease resistance protein RUN1-like isoform X1: MAIPNVSSSSSPSSSHPWIYDVFLSFRGEDTRNTFTGYLYNALIIKGINTFRDDVDLQKGDEISPALLEAIEQSKISIIVFSKDYCTSTWCLDELVKILECRKSIGQMVQPIFYNVDPSDVRKQFVKDLDMHENKVKDDIQRVLRWKVALKEAANLSGWHLNNGHESHFIQRIVEEISSILMKHTFLDVAKNPVGLDSHIRAMSKLLSVGNDDVRMVGIHGIGGIGKTTIAKAVYNSFALEFQSCCFLAEVRETTNLSGLVPLQETLLSETLGKNTNLKGGSVDRGITVIKERLCHKKVLLVLDDVNEVEQLQKLAGDKNWFGPGSRIIITTRDQHVLETHGVERRYKVQELSDADALQLLSLNAFHKSYPEEGYEELINSVVQYAKGLPLVLVVLGSFLCGRSKPQWESKIRKMQRSLDKDIYEILKISFDALDDNEKAIFLDIACFFKGEERDFVTKIWEASDFDPVIGIPVLIERSLVNVDQHERLQMHDVIQLMGRKIVHQESPDEPGKRSRLWSHEDILRVLKENTGTYNAIQAIKLDLFGQKDILLNPSAFTRMKRLRLLRIRHARFSESPKSLSNELILLDWDGYPSPSLPSNFHPQKLVTLNMHHSKIKQLEGIKVCENLREIKFSYCVYLTCIPDVSIMANLESLNVEGCRNLVEVHQSVGFLNKLSLLNVRYCCKLRRLPDLKLPHLQILELTGCTSLEKFPNIVGEIPRLRELWLNDSPNIQELPLSVEYLIGLQRISIFSFKNLRDLPRSISKLPLLRELVLRHCRNLGRFPKSSSSSSTNLGWLASSKGNKTQDKSHSVGWFPALRKLKIMYCNLEEVDFLNSLHCLSTLEELYLSGNNFVCLPASCNTGFTHLRSLALWHCNGLQQKNASSDVFPNGFGKMITTIKIRGGELPEWFRHQTREIEMCFRVPPPKNAKLAGLVIGLAFKPHFELSFCYLRVSIIISNGRQSTPIAKSYEVPFHGHELGLDGALWLLYLPRGALEWRDEITNEMDHFGVSYQIHLRTPFVKCDKYNNRLGVHFEFEQNDNMDDDDPNNKIAILENDNCCQLQQQLAEQHERAKRGQSKFLSDL; this comes from the exons ATGGCCATCCCAAATGTCTCATCCTCCTCCTCCCCTTCTTCTTCCCATCCTTGGATTTATGATGTTTTCCTTAGTTTCAGAGGGGAAGATACCCGCAATACCTTTACCGGTTATCTATATAACGCTCTCATTATAAAGGGGATCAACACCTTCAGAGATGATGTGGATCTTCAGAAAGGAGACGAAATCTCCCCAGCACTTTTGGAAGCCATTGAACAATCTAAAATTTCCATCATCGTCTTCTCTAAGGACTATTGCACCTCCACGTGGTGCTTAGATGAACTTGTCAAGATTCTCGAGTGTCGGAAATCGATCGGCCAAATGGTTCAACCCATTTTCTACAATGTGGATCCTTCAGATGTGCGGAAACAGTTTGTAAAAGATCTCGATATGCATGAAAATAAAGTCAAGGATGATATACAAAGGGTGTTGAGGTGGAAGGTGGCTCTCAAAGAAGCAGCCAATTTGTCCGGTTGGCATTTGAACAATGG GCATGAGTCCCATTTTATCCAACGCATTGTAGAAGAGATATCAAGTATATTAATGAAGCACACATTTTTAGATGTTGCGAAGAACCCAGTTGGATTAGATTCTCACATAAGGGCCATGAGTAAGTTGTTGAGTGTTGGGAATGATGACGTTCGCATGGTTGGAATCCATGGAATTGGTGGAATAGGTAAAACCACTATCGCAAAAGCTGTATACAACTCCTTTGCTCTTGAATTTCAAAGTTGCTGCTTTCTTGCTGAAGTCCGAGAAACTACAAACCTGTCCGGCCTTGTTCCATTACAAGAAACACTTCTATCTGAGACCTTGGGCAAGAATACCAACTTAAAGGGGGGAAGTGTGGATAGAGGAATTACTGTAATAAAGGAGAGGCTCTGCCATAAGAAGGTTCTTTTAGTTCTTGATGATGTCAATGAGGTGGAACAACTTCAGAAATTAGCAGGAGATAAGAATTGGTTTGGTCCAGGAAGTAGAATCATTATTACAACCAGAGATCAACATGTGCTAGAAACTCATGGGGTAGAAAGAAGATACAAGGTCCAAGAATTAAGTGATGCTGATGCTCTTCAACTTCTTAGTTTGAATGCTTTCCATAAGTCTTATCCTGAAGAAGGGTATGAGGAGCTCATAAATAGTGTGGTTCAGTACGCCAAGGGCCTTCCCTTGGTTCTAGTGGTGTTGGGGTCTTTCCTATGTGGTAGAAGCAAACCTCAATGGGAAAGCAAAATACGTAAAATGCAAAGAAGTCTTGACAAAGATATCTatgaaatacttaaaataagcTTTGATGCACTGGACGACAATGAGAAGGCTATCTTCCTTGATATTGCGTGTTTCTttaagggagaagagagagattttGTAACAAAAATTTGGGAAGCGAGTGATTTTGATCCAGTTATTGGAATACCAGTTCTCATCGAAAGATCTTTGGTGAATGTTGATCAACATGAACGATTGCAGATGCATGACGTGATACAATTGATGGGTAGGAAGATTGTTCATCAAGAATCTCCCGACGAGCCAGGAAAGCGAAGCCGATTATGGTCTCATGAGGATATTCTCCGTGTTCTTAAGGAAAATACG GGAACTTATAATGCAATTCAAGCCATAAAGCTAGATTTGTTCGGGCAAAAAGATATTTTGCTGAATCCTAGTGCGTTTACAAGAATGAAAAGGCTTAGACTGCTTCGAATCCGTCATGCACGCTTTTCAGAGAGTCCTAAAAGTTTGTCTAATGAGCTAATATTGCTTGATTGGGATGGATACCCATCACCATCTCTGCCGTCCAATTTTCATCCTCAGAAACTTGTTACTCTCAACATGCATCACAGTAAAATCAAGCAATTAGAAGGAATAAAG GTTTGTGAAAATTtgagagaaataaaattttcttactgTGTATACTTGACGTGCATCCCTGATGTCTCAATAATGGCAAATCTTGAGAGTTTGAATGTTGAGGGCTGTCGCAATTTAGTTGAGGTTCATCAATCTGTTGGATTTTTAAACAAACTGTCTCTGTTGAATGTTCGATATTGCTGTAAACTTAGACGCCTTCCTGACCTGAAGTTGCCACATCTTCAAATCCTAGAACTTACTGGGTGCACAAGTCTGGAGAAATTTCCAAATATTGTTGGAGAAATTCCTCGTTTACGTGAACTTTGGTTAAATGACAGTCCCAATATTCAAGAACTGCCTTTGTCAGTTGAATATCTCATTGGGCTTCAAAGGATatcaatattttcattcaaGAACCTTAGAGATCTCCCTAGAAGCATTTCTAAGTTGCCACTTCTCAGGGAGCTTGTTCTTAGGCATTGCAGAAACCTTGGAAGGTTTCCAAAatcgtcgtcatcatcatcaacaaatTTGGGCTGGCTGGCTTCGTCAAAGGGGAACAAAACTCAAGATAAGAGCCACTCTGTTGGGTGGTTTCCAGCCTTGAGAAAGTTGAAAATCATGTACTGTAATCTAGAAGAAGTTGATTTCCTCAACAGTCTTCATTGCCTTTCCACGCTAGAAGAATTATATCTATCAGGAAACAATTTCGTTTGCCTCCCTGCATCATGTAACACTGGATTTACCCATTTGCGATCGCTTGCATTGTGGCATTGCAATGGGCTTCAACAAAAGAATGCAAGTAGTGATGTGTTTCCGAATGGTTTCGGAAAAATGATAACTACAATTAAAATTAGAGGAGGGGAGTTACCAGAATGGTTTCGGCATCAAACTAGGGAGATTGAGATGTGTTTCCGAGTGCCTCCACCTAAAAATGCCAAGTTAGCAGGTTTGGTTATCGGTCTTGCTTTCAAACCTCATTTTGAGCTCTCTTTCTGCTATTTGAGGGTGTCTATCATTATTAGTAATGGTCGTCAATCAACTCCCATAGCCAAATCCTACGAGGTTCCCTTTCATGGACATGAACTGGGATTAGATGGAGCACTGTGGCTGTTGTACCTTCCACGTGGTGCCCTTGAGTGGCGGGATGAGATCACCAATGAAATGGATCACTTTGGAGTTTCATATCAAATTCATTTACGGACACCATTTGTGAAGtgtgataaatataataacaggTTGGGAGTTCATTTTGAATTCGAGCAAAACGACAACATGGATGATGATGATCCTAACAATAAGATAGCTATCTTGGAGAACGATAATTGTTGCCAACTACAGCAACAGCTAGCAGAACAACATGAACGGGCAAAGCGTGGACAAAGCAAATTTCTTTctgatttgtga
- the LOC122276819 gene encoding uncharacterized protein LOC122276819 — MDKSWMTLGDRLLSPAYADGVRNFLTMAQNHAMGSDRIRCPCRICCNNLFLPILEVESHLFIKGIDPNYTHWIFHGEEETLPTIDDDGDPGVESGDVYIDDIDGMLDDIRAATFRDAPQDNTTSPTHSAIPQSSPNSTFDQLLEDARRPLFEGCTNFSKLSFVVKLLHIKTLGGWSIKSFDMLLSLLRSAFPNAELPQSYEEARTLERGLGFTYHKIHACPNDCILFWKEYGNLSECPICKASRWKPNTHGSRVIPQKVLRHFPLKPRLQRLFVSSKIAGDMRWHKEQRVIDESSMRHPADSESWKTFDQAHSWFARDARNVRLGLASDGFNPFNNLAKPYSIWPVILVPYNLPPWLCMKDSFFMTSLIIPGPKSPGNDIDVYLQPLIDELLELWAHGVPTYDASTKEMFMLHAALLWTINDFPAYGNLSGWSTKGKLACPSCNASTDSNWLKYGRKHCYMGHRRLLPSEHIWRMRKGLFNGKEDLRMPPALVEGADLITQLQMLGDIQFGKSCRKRKRTAEELNWTKKSIFFQLPYWSTMRLRHNLDVMHIEKNISENILGTLMNIPGKTKDNTNSRRDLEILGFRKELHLKREGERTIMPHASYTLHGDEKNKFCEWLAEVKFPDGFASNITHCVSVRDSKISGLKSHDHHVFLQTLLPIAVGGFLRRDIALALTELSSFFKELCARTVDVNRLSKLQLDIVTILCKLEMIFPPSFFDVMVHLAVHLPREAILGGPVQYRWMYPFERYLGKFKRYVKNKAHPEGSIAEAWVHIECLTFCSMYLKDVETKFNRPDRNIDGVEDETLDGFTIFNQKLRPLGIANSVQLHDKLHTAAIWYVLNNCIEIGHYLEEHYDKCKVSNPNSIDRTQQTEFPNWFKQRVVDQRNNNPLDVSPDLYALACGPDRWVATYAACIINGKRFHTKSRELRRRSQNSGVLVTGDQETDNVDFYGVINDVVELHYMGGRRVYLFSCDWFDVGDKRRGVRVDDHLTSVNMNRTWYKDEPYVLACQASQCFYIRDIRAKGNWFVVRKYNNRNVYDIPPVHRVLDGNDGESSDDDAYQEIESSYDYPLLHCDACPVSTPLSRTDIEPTHIDARDHMESGGAHRNSPDFIDDSMVPSGSGDAYGDWEYSDDEDKSTDSESDSE, encoded by the exons atggacaaaagctggATGACTTTGGGTGATAGACTTTTATCACCTGCTTACGCTGATGGGGTACGCAATTTCCTTACAATGGCACAAAACCATGCCATGGGAAGTGATCGCATTCGGTGTCCATGCCGTATATGCTGTAATAATCTCTTCTTGCCTATACTTGAGGTGGAGTCCCATTTGTTTATAAAAGGGATAGATCCAAATTACACGCactggatatttcatggggaggaggaaacacTCCCCACCATAGACGATGATGGCGATCCCGGGGTTGAAAGTGGAGATGTGTACATTGATGACATAGATGGTATGCTAGATGACATACGGGCAGCCACATTCCGAGATGCTCCTCAAGACAACACCACATCACCAACTCACTCAGCAATACCTCAATCCTCCCCAAACTCAACTTTTGACCAACTATTAGAGGATGCCCGACGGCCTCTGTTCGAGGGTTGCACAAATTTCTCAAAGCTCTCTTTCGTAGTGAAgttgttacatattaaaacacttggtgggtGGTCAATCAAGTCTTTTGATATGCTGCTAAGCCTTTTGCGGTCAGCCTTTCCTAATGCTGAAttgccacaatcatatgaggagGCAAGGACATTGGAGCGTGGTTTGGGTTTCACGTACCACAAAATACATGCATGCCCTaatgactgcatcttattctggaaggaatATGGTAATCTGTCTGAGTGTCCTATCTGTAAGGCGTCGCGATGGAAGCCAAATACACACGGGTCACGAGTGATCCCTCAAAAAGTGCTTCGTCATTTTCCCTTGAAGCCAAGATTGCAGCGTCTCTTTGTGTCAAGCAAGATAGCGGGTGACATGAGATGGCATAAGGAGCAGCGGGTCATCGATGAGAGTAGTATGAGACATCCAGCTGACTCTGAGTCTTGGAAGACATTTGATCAAGCTCATAGTTGGTTTGCAAGGGATGCTCGCAATGTCAGGCTTGGTTTGGCAAGTGACGGGTTCAATCCCTTCAACAATCTGGCAAAACcttatagcatttggccagtgatTCTTGTCCCGTATAACTTACCGCcatggttatgcatgaaagattcATTCTTTATGACATCCCTCATTATCCCTGGCCCAAAATCACCAgggaatgacattgatgttTATTTGCAACCATTAATTGATGAGTTACTAGAACTTTGGGCACATGGGGTACCTACGTATGATGCATCCACTAAGGAAATGTTCATGTTACATGCTGCATTGTTGTGGACAATTAATGACTTTCCAGCCTATGGAAATCTGTCTGGGTGGTCAACAAAAGGGAAATTGGCATGTCCATCTTGCAATGCCAGTACAGATTCCAACTGGTTGAAGTATGGtagaaaacattgttatatgggacatcgACGTCTCTTACCTAGCGAGCACATCTGGCGAATGAGAAAAGGGTTGTTCAACGGTAAAGAAGATCTTCGCATGCCACCAGCATTGGTTGAAGGAGCAGATCTAATAACTCAGTTACAAATGCTTGGAGATATTCAATTTGGAAAATCTTGTAGGAAGAGAAAACGCACAGCAGAAGAGTTGAACTGGACAAAGAAAAGCATATTCTTCCAACTACCTTATTGGTCAACAATGCGGCttagacataatctagatgttatgcatattgagaagaatatttccGAGAACATTTTGGGCACTTTAATGAACATCCCCGGCAAGACAAAAGATAACACTAATTCACGGCGTGACCTAGAGATCCTGGGGTTTAGAAAGGAATTACATCTGAAACGTGAAGGTGAACGAACTATTATGCCACATGCATCATACACATTACATGGagatgaaaagaataaattctgtgAGTGGCTCGCTGAGGTGAAATTTCCTGATGGGTTTGCTTCTAATATCACGCACTGTGTATCTGTACGTGATTCCAAGATCTCTGGGCTCAAAAGCCATGACCATCATGTTTTCTTGCAAACACTACTTCCTATTGCTGTGGGGGGGTTCTTAAGGAGGGATATTGCAttggctttgactgaacttagtagtttcttcaaagagttgtgcgCCCGAACCGTAGATGTGAATCGCCTATCAAAGCTCCAGCTTGATATTGTCACCATTCTATGCAAACTAGAGATGattttccctccatcttttttcgATGTTATGGTCCACTTAGCTGTCCATTTACCCCGTGAGGCTATTCTTGGCGGTCCAGTTCAATATCGGTGGATGTACCCGTTTGAGAGGTATCTCGGCAAgttcaagcggtatgttaagaaCAAAGCACAtccagaaggttcaatagcGGAAGCCTGGGTTCACATTGAGTGTTTGACATTTTGCTCAATGTATCTCAaagatgttgagacgaagtTTAATCGACCGGACCGTAACATTGATGGTGTAGAAGATGAGACTCTAGATGGGTTCACAATTTTCAACCAGAAACTTCGTCCCTTGGGTATAGCTAATAGTGTGCAATTACACGATAAACTCCATACAGCAGCCATTTGGTACGTGCTTAACAACTGCATTGAGATTGGACACTATTTAGA GGAACACTACGACAAATGCAAGGTGTCAAACCCAAATTCTATTGATCGCACGCAACAAACTGAGTTTCCAAATTGGTTCAAGCAACGT GTGGTAGACCAGCGTAACAACAACCCACTTGATGTGTCCCCAGATTTGTATGCGTTAGCTTGCGGTCCTGACCGTTGGGTCGCAACATATGCTGCCTGCATAATAAATGGTAAACGGTTCCATACCAAGAGCCGTGAACTTCGCCGGCGAAGCCAAAATTCCGGAGTGTTGGTAACTGGTGATCAAGAAACTGATAATGTAGATTTTTATGGTGTTATAAATGATGTTGTAGAGTTACACTACATGGGAGGTCGGAGAGTGTACTTGTTcagttgtgattggtttgatgttggtgataaAAGGCGAGGGGTACGGGTAGACGATCATTTAACTAGTGTCAATATGAataggacttggtataaggacGAACCATATGTGCTGGCATGTCAGGCTTCTCAGTGTTTTTACATTAGGGATATAAGGGCGAAAGGGAACTGGTTTGTTGTGCGGAAGTACAATAATAGGAATGTGTATGACATTCCACCAGTGCACAGGGTTTTAGACGGTAATGATGGCGAATCAAGTGACGATGATGCCTATCAAGAGATTGAGTCATCATATGATTATccacttttgcattgtgatgcatGTCCTGTGTCAACTCCACTTAGTAGGACTGATATAGAACCTACCCATATTGATGCACGAGACCACATGGAGTCGGGTGGTGCACACAGAAATTCAccagattttattgatgatagcATGGTTCCATCTGGTTCTGGAGATGCATATGGTGATTGGGAATATTCAGATGATGAGGACAAGTCAACCGACTCTGAGTCCGACTCAGAATAG
- the LOC122276189 gene encoding disease resistance protein RUN1-like isoform X2 yields MACRHESHFIQRIVEEISSILMKHTFLDVAKNPVGLDSHIRAMSKLLSVGNDDVRMVGIHGIGGIGKTTIAKAVYNSFALEFQSCCFLAEVRETTNLSGLVPLQETLLSETLGKNTNLKGGSVDRGITVIKERLCHKKVLLVLDDVNEVEQLQKLAGDKNWFGPGSRIIITTRDQHVLETHGVERRYKVQELSDADALQLLSLNAFHKSYPEEGYEELINSVVQYAKGLPLVLVVLGSFLCGRSKPQWESKIRKMQRSLDKDIYEILKISFDALDDNEKAIFLDIACFFKGEERDFVTKIWEASDFDPVIGIPVLIERSLVNVDQHERLQMHDVIQLMGRKIVHQESPDEPGKRSRLWSHEDILRVLKENTGTYNAIQAIKLDLFGQKDILLNPSAFTRMKRLRLLRIRHARFSESPKSLSNELILLDWDGYPSPSLPSNFHPQKLVTLNMHHSKIKQLEGIKVCENLREIKFSYCVYLTCIPDVSIMANLESLNVEGCRNLVEVHQSVGFLNKLSLLNVRYCCKLRRLPDLKLPHLQILELTGCTSLEKFPNIVGEIPRLRELWLNDSPNIQELPLSVEYLIGLQRISIFSFKNLRDLPRSISKLPLLRELVLRHCRNLGRFPKSSSSSSTNLGWLASSKGNKTQDKSHSVGWFPALRKLKIMYCNLEEVDFLNSLHCLSTLEELYLSGNNFVCLPASCNTGFTHLRSLALWHCNGLQQKNASSDVFPNGFGKMITTIKIRGGELPEWFRHQTREIEMCFRVPPPKNAKLAGLVIGLAFKPHFELSFCYLRVSIIISNGRQSTPIAKSYEVPFHGHELGLDGALWLLYLPRGALEWRDEITNEMDHFGVSYQIHLRTPFVKCDKYNNRLGVHFEFEQNDNMDDDDPNNKIAILENDNCCQLQQQLAEQHERAKRGQSKFLSDL; encoded by the exons ATGGCATGCAGGCATGAGTCCCATTTTATCCAACGCATTGTAGAAGAGATATCAAGTATATTAATGAAGCACACATTTTTAGATGTTGCGAAGAACCCAGTTGGATTAGATTCTCACATAAGGGCCATGAGTAAGTTGTTGAGTGTTGGGAATGATGACGTTCGCATGGTTGGAATCCATGGAATTGGTGGAATAGGTAAAACCACTATCGCAAAAGCTGTATACAACTCCTTTGCTCTTGAATTTCAAAGTTGCTGCTTTCTTGCTGAAGTCCGAGAAACTACAAACCTGTCCGGCCTTGTTCCATTACAAGAAACACTTCTATCTGAGACCTTGGGCAAGAATACCAACTTAAAGGGGGGAAGTGTGGATAGAGGAATTACTGTAATAAAGGAGAGGCTCTGCCATAAGAAGGTTCTTTTAGTTCTTGATGATGTCAATGAGGTGGAACAACTTCAGAAATTAGCAGGAGATAAGAATTGGTTTGGTCCAGGAAGTAGAATCATTATTACAACCAGAGATCAACATGTGCTAGAAACTCATGGGGTAGAAAGAAGATACAAGGTCCAAGAATTAAGTGATGCTGATGCTCTTCAACTTCTTAGTTTGAATGCTTTCCATAAGTCTTATCCTGAAGAAGGGTATGAGGAGCTCATAAATAGTGTGGTTCAGTACGCCAAGGGCCTTCCCTTGGTTCTAGTGGTGTTGGGGTCTTTCCTATGTGGTAGAAGCAAACCTCAATGGGAAAGCAAAATACGTAAAATGCAAAGAAGTCTTGACAAAGATATCTatgaaatacttaaaataagcTTTGATGCACTGGACGACAATGAGAAGGCTATCTTCCTTGATATTGCGTGTTTCTttaagggagaagagagagattttGTAACAAAAATTTGGGAAGCGAGTGATTTTGATCCAGTTATTGGAATACCAGTTCTCATCGAAAGATCTTTGGTGAATGTTGATCAACATGAACGATTGCAGATGCATGACGTGATACAATTGATGGGTAGGAAGATTGTTCATCAAGAATCTCCCGACGAGCCAGGAAAGCGAAGCCGATTATGGTCTCATGAGGATATTCTCCGTGTTCTTAAGGAAAATACG GGAACTTATAATGCAATTCAAGCCATAAAGCTAGATTTGTTCGGGCAAAAAGATATTTTGCTGAATCCTAGTGCGTTTACAAGAATGAAAAGGCTTAGACTGCTTCGAATCCGTCATGCACGCTTTTCAGAGAGTCCTAAAAGTTTGTCTAATGAGCTAATATTGCTTGATTGGGATGGATACCCATCACCATCTCTGCCGTCCAATTTTCATCCTCAGAAACTTGTTACTCTCAACATGCATCACAGTAAAATCAAGCAATTAGAAGGAATAAAG GTTTGTGAAAATTtgagagaaataaaattttcttactgTGTATACTTGACGTGCATCCCTGATGTCTCAATAATGGCAAATCTTGAGAGTTTGAATGTTGAGGGCTGTCGCAATTTAGTTGAGGTTCATCAATCTGTTGGATTTTTAAACAAACTGTCTCTGTTGAATGTTCGATATTGCTGTAAACTTAGACGCCTTCCTGACCTGAAGTTGCCACATCTTCAAATCCTAGAACTTACTGGGTGCACAAGTCTGGAGAAATTTCCAAATATTGTTGGAGAAATTCCTCGTTTACGTGAACTTTGGTTAAATGACAGTCCCAATATTCAAGAACTGCCTTTGTCAGTTGAATATCTCATTGGGCTTCAAAGGATatcaatattttcattcaaGAACCTTAGAGATCTCCCTAGAAGCATTTCTAAGTTGCCACTTCTCAGGGAGCTTGTTCTTAGGCATTGCAGAAACCTTGGAAGGTTTCCAAAatcgtcgtcatcatcatcaacaaatTTGGGCTGGCTGGCTTCGTCAAAGGGGAACAAAACTCAAGATAAGAGCCACTCTGTTGGGTGGTTTCCAGCCTTGAGAAAGTTGAAAATCATGTACTGTAATCTAGAAGAAGTTGATTTCCTCAACAGTCTTCATTGCCTTTCCACGCTAGAAGAATTATATCTATCAGGAAACAATTTCGTTTGCCTCCCTGCATCATGTAACACTGGATTTACCCATTTGCGATCGCTTGCATTGTGGCATTGCAATGGGCTTCAACAAAAGAATGCAAGTAGTGATGTGTTTCCGAATGGTTTCGGAAAAATGATAACTACAATTAAAATTAGAGGAGGGGAGTTACCAGAATGGTTTCGGCATCAAACTAGGGAGATTGAGATGTGTTTCCGAGTGCCTCCACCTAAAAATGCCAAGTTAGCAGGTTTGGTTATCGGTCTTGCTTTCAAACCTCATTTTGAGCTCTCTTTCTGCTATTTGAGGGTGTCTATCATTATTAGTAATGGTCGTCAATCAACTCCCATAGCCAAATCCTACGAGGTTCCCTTTCATGGACATGAACTGGGATTAGATGGAGCACTGTGGCTGTTGTACCTTCCACGTGGTGCCCTTGAGTGGCGGGATGAGATCACCAATGAAATGGATCACTTTGGAGTTTCATATCAAATTCATTTACGGACACCATTTGTGAAGtgtgataaatataataacaggTTGGGAGTTCATTTTGAATTCGAGCAAAACGACAACATGGATGATGATGATCCTAACAATAAGATAGCTATCTTGGAGAACGATAATTGTTGCCAACTACAGCAACAGCTAGCAGAACAACATGAACGGGCAAAGCGTGGACAAAGCAAATTTCTTTctgatttgtga